In Microbacterium enclense, one genomic interval encodes:
- a CDS encoding metal-dependent transcriptional regulator codes for MESPVADDYLKAIYHHTEWQDDPITPSQLAAVLGLAPSSVTEMVKKLAAQGLVTHRPYGPVSLTPAGQRRAAGVIRRHRLIETWLVREFGYAWDEVHDEAEVLEHALTDRLLEGIDARLGRPRFDPHGDAIPDATGSVDREPFVLLSVAAAGHSGRVLRVSDRDPELLRALVDRGIDVGHELEVVSESVVRADGVEVTLPAGAGASVWLTR; via the coding sequence GTGGAATCGCCCGTAGCCGACGACTATCTCAAGGCGATCTATCACCACACCGAGTGGCAGGACGATCCGATCACTCCGTCGCAGCTCGCCGCGGTCCTCGGACTGGCGCCGTCGAGCGTGACCGAGATGGTGAAGAAGCTCGCCGCACAGGGATTGGTGACGCATCGCCCCTACGGCCCGGTCTCGCTGACCCCGGCGGGTCAGCGACGTGCGGCGGGGGTCATCCGACGCCACCGCCTCATCGAGACGTGGCTCGTCCGCGAGTTCGGGTACGCCTGGGACGAGGTGCACGACGAGGCCGAGGTGCTCGAGCACGCCCTCACCGATCGACTGCTCGAGGGAATCGACGCCCGGCTCGGACGCCCGAGGTTCGACCCCCACGGCGATGCGATCCCGGATGCCACCGGCTCGGTCGACCGCGAACCGTTCGTGCTGCTGTCGGTCGCCGCCGCCGGGCACTCGGGGCGCGTGCTGCGCGTGAGCGACCGCGACCCCGAGCTGCTCCGGGCGCTGGTCGACCGCGGGATCGACGTGGGGCACGAGCTCGAGGTCGTCTCCGAGTCGGTGGTGCGCGCCGACGGCGTCGAGGTGACACTGCCCGCGGGCGCCGGCGCCTCGGTCTGGCTGACCCGCTGA